TGGTGTCAGACCAGTTAAGTCTTGCTCACTTAGTAAAAAGGTTAAATAACAACATAACTAACTTTAATCTACTTATCATtcattaaaatttaagtttgaccATTGGTATAAACTGCACCAACAACTACACGTGTTGCAATATTTACGATTTTATAGCTAATACAATGTGAATATTAGGTGAGCATGTTGAATCTGTATTACAACAATTTTGCTTTTGTAACTATTACAATGTGAATGATAGGTGAATATGACTGAATTTGTATTATAGCAGCTAAGGTTGTAAACAAGTCAAATCGCGCCAAGCTTTATGGTGTTCAAGCTTAATTGATAGGGCAACCAAACTAAGCCAAGCTGAGCCAAGCCTAAACCAAGCCGTTAAAATAATGGTTCAACCTTggcttggtttttttttttaatgagattGAGCTTGGTTTAAGTTTGGtttgagtttggttcatttagatgttattaagctctcaattcaagtttatttgattatttaaaacttttacatttaaacttgtttgtttgatcaattattgagtttgataataaaaatttatttatttattttcaaagttttttatttatttagcaagttgataagagttttattaatgaatatgattcatgaacattgttcacgaatattgttcatgaatattgtttAAGAATGTTGTTCATGAATAATGTTTACTAATATTATTCACAAATATTAACGAATTAAACACGtatattcaaacttatttatttagttaaataaattgttcaaatttattcatttaattaattatatatatattaaacaaatataaataaattcttactaagtgaaaatattaaatttattcatcAATATTCGTTTATTTATCATCCTAATAGTCACGTAAATTTGTTTAAATAggttaaatatgatttatatgtgGTATTAGCTACTACATCATGCatagattaatttaaaatttaaaagaaaaaaatgagcGTCATAGGATAAGAGTGTAAAATCTACACAATTAATAATTACGAGTCACGTGCTTCCAATACCCGTTCCCCTATACATAGGGAACAAAAGAGGGGGCGACAAAATCGCCCACCTGCCCCACCTCTCCAATGCCTACCGCCGCCGACtcgccctcctcctcctcctcctcctccaatgCCTCATCCATCTTCGTCGCCGGATCCGATCCTGACGAGAAGCACATCGTCGGCGCCTCAGGGGCGAGCGTGGCTCACTCATGGCTCGCTCCCGGATCCTCGACCTTACATCCCTCCTCTCCTCGCCGAGCCGAGCCTCATCTCGCCTCCCTCGCTGACTCTCACCGCCCCTCTCGCTCCCTTATTGAATCACCAGCCGATGCCGGCGCCATTTCCTCAGGCCCTTGCCTCTCCATCCTCCGGATCCAGTGACAACCCTCTCTGCAACTGGCCTACGACACATTCCAATCCTCTAACCCCCGACCTCTGCCTATCGCCCTTTCTCTCGTCCCGCGTCATCTCCTCCTCCTTCGCCACCGGCGCAGCCaactctccctccctctccggGTTTAGGGCCGTACTCCTCGCCCTCTTTGCCGCCGAGGTCAGAACCCGCGTAGGGAGGTCCGTTCTCCTGCCACAGGCCATCTTGTCTTCCCGTTGCTGGATTCAACTGGATAACAGTACAAGGAAATCTGCCAAAACTGTATCTGGTAATACTTCAAAACCCAACACCCCAAATCCGTTAAACTGTAGGTCTCTAAATGATCTCTACTTGTCTATGCAGTTTCAGCATTGGTTGTGTAATTTCTTTTGTTGCTGTTTTCGTAGCTTTCAAATGATACTGTCAATGTGGAACTCACAAATTCAACTAAATCAACCTCATTTAAATGAGGAGGTAATGAAGTAAACCTTTATAAATTGGGGATGAAACCTCTACATCTCCTATCGGTATAAATCTAACTCAGTTGGCGGATTATTCTTCCTCCTCCCTGCGACACGGAAGGCGGTTGCAGTGGCGTCGGCTCCTCCCCTCCCCTCCACTTGTTTCTTTAAAGCGACTCGGGTCTCGACGCAGTCCCACTCCAATTCCCGTGGCCTGCTCTTGCCTTCTCGCCGGCCCTCCTCCTTTCTCCATTCAATCCTCCACGGAATATACGGTGCCTCCGGCTGCATTAGCACCGCCGCGGCCCTCCATTTTCCCAACTACTCGCGCTCTTCTAAGTGGTTACTCTGTAAAGGGCCCGCCTTCCTCCCTCGGTTTTGGGTTGGTTCGGTAACCTTTCCTGCGATGAAGAAGGTCACGATCAACCAGCAAGATATCTTTATTCTCTCGGAAAGGTTCTTTCTTATTCCCTTCTCAATCCCTCCGGGTCGCTGGCTGgtgctttcttttcttttctttctttctttctcgaCTTGCTGCGTCTTTAATCGGAAGCAGATTCTTTTGTCATTTTGCTGAATTTCGAAATCGGGTTTGGGGTTTAGTTTAGGGGTTAGGGTTTGTTCGTTGAGATTTTTGCTGAGTTGTTGCTATCGGAAACTTTCTTTTTTTCTGGAGCTACAATATTCTGGTAGTAACGTAATGCATTTTTCTTGCAATCTGCAAGAATCTCAATGTGTTTGTTTACAATTTTAGGGTATCCAAAACCTGGGTCATTTCTTGAGAATTTGCATGTGAATTTTGTGGCGGTTATTTAGAGGAAAATCATGAACGCGCAATTTTCAAACTATTGCAGCTACAGCCCAATAACGGTTCTTACTCTATTACAAGAGGTTTCTGCGGCTGTTGATGTTAAGATAGACTGGAATGCGCTTGTCAAGAAAACTGCAACTGAAATTACGAATGCCCGAGAGTACCAAATGCTGTGGAGGCATTTGGCCTACCGTCACCCATTGCTTGATAAGATAGAAGAAggcccccacgggcgggatcaaccggttatgacatggtattcttgcaacatgggtcgggaggtcgaaggtctgcggcagcaattgcgataacatcaatatctgtccgtgctaaacaccttcgaccgccatgtcatcgccgggcccgtattcaccgtgatttactccctctcatactcgtggggcaggggtgagggggccgctgggcggcgggacccgccttttgcaACTTGATAAGATAGAAGAAGGAGCTGAACCTTTGGTTGGTTACTTTGTGTCCATATTCTGTTCTTGTGTTTACAATTTTATAAAAATGGTTGAATTACAATTCAATCAGATTGACAGTACTTGCTTCATATGCAGGATGATGACAGTGATCTCGAGATAGAATTAGAAATTGCACCTCCTAACATAGAAGAAACCTTATGTCAGGCGAAAGAGTACGCCCAGGTACTTGTTTCATCATATTATGTGCCTGTACCATCGTTTGTATAGGAATATTTTCATTGAACATCATGAAACATTCAAATAATCTATCTCCTCTGGTACGAAACTCGCAAACACACATACACACACATTGATATAGTAGGTGTGCTTAATGGTTTGACACGAACAGCTAGCTACAGACTCAGAGAAATGCTATACTTCTGACAACCTTCGGAACAAAAGATTTAGTTCTGTTGCCCACCAAGTCCCTTCAGTTTTCTTCTAAATAGTTTATACTCTTAGGACAAGATTGTTCTTCAAGAATTTATTGTGTTTTTAGTTCCATGTTCATACGATTTGAATGGATTGGACACACTAGAAACATCTGCAAGTTTAAAAAAGTGTTATTCTTGGTTTCTCTCAATTTCCAATTGACATTCATGTGATTTTCCAAGATTTGTATTAGGGAAGGTTGAATTGTATTGGCATAATATAAATCTGTTGTCAACATATTGTTTTATATTGTCTACTAATGGTAAGATGAACTTTGATTATTCTTATTTGTTATTGTACAATTTTAGTCATGGTCGAAAATGCTCACTTATTGCAATtggaaaaaaagaaaattgttacCATACATTGCAGAGCACGTCTGAAGACAAATTTCTAAACTAATCTAGTTTAAATGCCCAAGCAAGGCCAAACCCACATGTTCAATACCTCATAAACCTAACTAAACTAGTTCATTGCAATTGGACAAATCCATGAAAGTTTTTTTTCCCCGTTAATTGTAATTTTCATATGTGGCTGATTAAATTAATGAATTCCCCACATGTTTAGCTTTTGTTAGGCATAACGAAGAAGACAGATCTAAAAGCTCCTTTGGCTGAAAAAGGAGTTGACAAGGAGATGCTAGACGCCGCTCCAGATAAACAACCCCCTCAAACTAGCCATGCTGTTGCTTCTAGCAGTCTCCAGAAGAAGCTGATCCAGCCAACAGGAGCACCTATTGTCGGCGGCATTGAACCAGGATTGGATGAGGCAACAGAGGGTGTGGTTGGGGATGTGCAGGGCCTGCTCGGCAAGAAGCGGCATCTTGGTGATGGGGCAGATGAGACTCCGGTTGACTAAAAGCCACCTCTTGATGCTGGTGATTTGAAGCGATATGGGGCAAATGAAGTGGTGGGGGACTTCTTGATCCCTTAACGATGTCTACCTGTCTATGCAGTTTCATCATGGTTATGTTCCCATTTAACATTGGTTGTGTGTTTTCTTTTGTTGCTGTTTTCTAGCCTTCAAATGATACTGTCAATGTGTAACTCACAAATTCAACTATTCAATCTTTTAAATGAGATAATGAAGTAAACTTCTATCAATTGGGGATGAAACCTCAACAACTCCTATGGGTATAAATCTT
This window of the Zingiber officinale cultivar Zhangliang chromosome 3B, Zo_v1.1, whole genome shotgun sequence genome carries:
- the LOC122055561 gene encoding uncharacterized protein LOC122055561 produces the protein MKKVTINQQDIFILSESYSPITVLTLLQEVSAAVDVKIDWNALVKKTATEITNAREYQMLWRHLAYRHPLLDKIEEGAEPLDDDSDLEIELEIAPPNIEETLCQAKEYAQLLLGITKKTDLKAPLAEKGVDKEMLDAAPDKQPPQTSHAVASSSLQKKLIQPTGAPIVGGIEPGLDEATEGVVGDVQGLLGKKRHLGDGADETPVD